One region of Cinclus cinclus chromosome 1, bCinCin1.1, whole genome shotgun sequence genomic DNA includes:
- the LOC134044785 gene encoding protein adenylyltransferase SelO-like — protein sequence MWWRPWLPACLAWGCVAALCGSRGLCPAPNASRPEPGQCPRRRAAELCAWALSSDSLLDTFPVDVIQENYVRNVRNCIFSVVYPTPFKSRVHLVAVSKEVLENILDLDISVKGSSDFLEFISGGKVTFGSVPLAHRYGGHQFGSWAGQLGDGRAHLIGVYTNRHGERWELQLKGSGKTPYSRNGDGRAVLRSSVREFLCSEAMHYLGIPTSRAASLVVSDDDVWRDQFYNGNIKKERGAIVLRLAKSWFRIGSLEILAHSGELDLLRRLLDFIIQEHFPSIAMNDSNRYLEFFSTVVSETANLISLWMSVGFAHGVCNTDNFSLLSITIDYGPFGFMDSYDPNFVPNTSDDERRYKIGNQASVGLFNLSKLLQALKPLLDPRQKQLASQVLEGYSEHYYSRFTELFKTKLGLLGKNENDDYLIAFLLKIMEDTKADFTMTFRELSEITADQLKELLIPEEFWALQDLGKHKLFSEWVTMYLLRLNSNNGDSDSKRRTRMATVNPRYILRNWMAESAVQKANLNDFSEVQLLEQVLQHPFQRQEAAERAGYSLRPPAWAKHLKVSCSS from the exons ATGTGGTGGCGCCCCTGGCTGCCCGCCTGCCTGGCCTGGGGCTGCGTGGCCGCGCTGTGCGGCTCCCGCGGGCTCTGCCCGGCTCCGAACGCCTCCCGCCCCGAGCCGGGTCAGTGCCCGCGGCGCCGGGCGGCGGAGCTCTGCGCCTGGGCCCTGTCCTCCGACAGCCTCCTAG ATACTTTTCCAGTTGATGTTATCCAAGAAAATTATGTCCGTAATGtgagaaactgcattttttccGTTGTCTATCCTACACCTTTTAAATCTAGAGTTCATCTTGTAGCTGTTTCAAAG gaagttcttgaaaatattttggatcTTGATATATCTGTCAAAGGATCATCTGATTTTCTGGAGTTCATCAGTGGTGGGAAAGTGACATTTGGGTCTGTTCCACTGGCCCATAGGTATGGGGGTCACCAG TTTGGTAGCTGGGCAGGTCAGCTGGGGGATGGAAGAGCCCACTTGATCGGAGTATATACAAACAG GCATGGTGAGAGGTGGGAACTACAGTTAAAAGGGTCAGGAAAGACCCCATACTCCAG GAATGGTGATGGAAGAGCTGTGCTTCGCTCTTCTGTTCGAGAGTTTTTATGTAGTGAGGCCATGCACTATCTTGGAATTCCTACAAGCAGAGCTGCTAg CTTAGTTGTAAGTGATGATGATGTGTGGAGAGACCAGTTTTACAATGGAAATATTAAGAAAGAAAGAG GTGCAATAGTGCTACGACTTGCCAAATCATGGTTTCGTATAGGATCCTTGGAAATCTTAGCTCACTCTGGGGAACTGGACTTACTAAG AAGATTGCTAGACTTTATCATCCAGGAACATTTTCCATCAATAGCTATGAATGATTCAAATAGATACCTG GAATTTTTCTCTACAGTCGTGTCAGAGACTGCAAATCTCATTTCCTTGTGGATGTCTGTGGGGTTTGCACATG GTGTGTGCAATACAGATAACTTCAGTTTATTGTCCATAACAATAGATTATGGTCCATTTGGATTTATGGACTCCTATGACCCAA ATTTTGTTCCAAACACATCCGATGATGAAAGGAGATATAAAATAGGAAATCAGGCAAGCGTTGGGCTGTTTAATCTGAGCAAGCTGTTACAAGCTCTAAAACCTTTATTGGATCCCAGGCAAAAGCAGCT agcTTCCCAAGTTTTGGAGGGGTATAGTGAGCACTATTACAGTCG TTTCACAGAACTGTTCAAAACAAAATTGGGTCTTCTTGGGAAGAATGAGAATGATGACTATTTGATTGCTTTCCTCTTAAAA ATTATGGAAGATACTAAGGCTGATTTTACAATGACATTCCGAGAGCTGAGTGAAATTACTGCAGACCAGTTAAAGGAGCTCCTTATTCCTGAG gAGTTCTGGGCTCTCCAGGATCTGGGtaaacacaaattattttcagaatggGTTACTATGTACCTCCTGAGATTAAACAG TAACAATGGTGACTCAGACTCCAAAAGAAGAACAAGAATGGCAA CTGTTAATCCTAGATACATACTTAGGAATTGGATGGCAGAATCAGCAGTGCAAAAAGCTAATCTGAATGATTTCTCAGAg GTTCAGCTCCTAGAGCAGGTTTTACAACACCCCTTTCAGaggcaggaggctgcagagagGGCAGGGTACTCCCTGCGTCCCCCAGCTTGGGCCAAGCATCTGAAGGTCAGCTGCTCATCCTGA